The Sorangiineae bacterium MSr11367 genome window below encodes:
- a CDS encoding NmrA family NAD(P)-binding protein, with protein MFAILGATGKVGRATIRMLLAHGYPVRAIVRDVAKAAEFKAAGCEVVVAHLGDKASLEAAFAGTVVAQVICPVLARSDDAFAEMTGAIDTLAEALAAAHAPSIMAISDYGAELPEGTGVTRVFHHLEKRLRVLDAALTFLRSAEHMQNVARFAGYAAETGTFPTMHHPLTKLYPTVSADDVGVIAAELLMETRASAHPRVVHVEGPCRYTPLDVAEALGSIVGREVVARELPRSEWLPSLKRAGIGDSYAQLVVELYDAHNAGRIDAEAGRGEVRRGTTKLRDAVAGLLKSR; from the coding sequence ATGTTCGCAATACTTGGGGCGACGGGGAAAGTGGGGCGGGCGACGATTCGGATGCTGCTTGCGCACGGTTATCCCGTGCGGGCCATCGTTCGCGATGTTGCCAAAGCAGCGGAATTCAAGGCCGCTGGGTGCGAGGTCGTCGTGGCGCACTTGGGCGACAAGGCCTCGCTGGAGGCGGCCTTTGCGGGGACGGTGGTCGCGCAGGTCATCTGTCCGGTGCTGGCGCGCAGCGATGACGCCTTCGCGGAGATGACCGGCGCCATCGATACACTGGCGGAAGCGCTGGCTGCGGCCCATGCGCCTTCGATCATGGCCATTTCCGACTACGGCGCCGAGCTGCCCGAGGGTACGGGCGTGACCCGCGTGTTCCACCACCTCGAGAAGCGGCTGCGGGTGCTCGATGCGGCGCTGACGTTTCTGCGCTCGGCGGAACACATGCAAAACGTGGCGCGCTTTGCCGGTTATGCGGCGGAGACCGGCACGTTCCCCACCATGCACCACCCGCTCACCAAGTTGTACCCCACGGTGTCGGCCGACGATGTCGGCGTGATTGCGGCCGAGCTGCTCATGGAGACGCGGGCGAGCGCGCATCCGCGGGTCGTGCACGTCGAAGGGCCCTGCCGCTACACGCCGCTCGACGTGGCGGAGGCGCTTGGCTCCATCGTCGGGCGCGAGGTCGTCGCGCGCGAGCTTCCGCGTTCCGAGTGGCTCCCCAGCTTGAAGCGCGCGGGCATCGGAGACAGCTACGCCCAACTCGTCGTCGAGTTGTACGACGCCCACAACGCCGGCCGAATCGACGCCGAGGCGGGAAGGGGCGAGGTCCGCCGCGGCACCACGAAGCTACGCGACGCCGTCGCCGGTCTGCTGAAGTCGCGGTAG
- a CDS encoding aldo/keto reductase has protein sequence MEYIRFGNTGLVVSRLAFGAMTFGSGNIPSIYKVDEGNARALVDRALEAGINFFDTADAYAEGQSERILGQVLGTRRKDVVIATKVGMRNGAGIDQTGLSRRHILASCEASLSRLGTDYVDLYIVHRFDPVTPMEETLETLNDLVRSGKVRYVGFSNWSAWQAAKAVGLQEKHGWARFAGAQMYYSLVGRDIEHEVVPFVQDAGIGTMIWSPLASGFLSGKYTRENLNDQDNRLSGFDFLPFDKEAGFRLVDAMRPIAKAHDASVAQIALAWLLHKPGVSTILVGASKTHQLEDNLGATVVKLTDDELKTLDAQSPHASYYPTWFTERLRDPVIVNALNGTR, from the coding sequence ATGGAGTACATCCGCTTCGGGAATACAGGGCTCGTCGTCTCGCGCCTCGCGTTTGGTGCGATGACGTTCGGTTCGGGCAACATTCCGTCGATCTACAAGGTCGACGAGGGCAACGCGCGCGCTCTGGTGGATCGGGCGCTCGAGGCAGGGATCAACTTTTTCGACACCGCCGACGCGTACGCGGAAGGCCAGTCGGAGCGCATCCTCGGGCAGGTGCTCGGCACGCGCCGCAAGGACGTGGTCATCGCGACCAAGGTGGGCATGCGCAATGGGGCTGGGATCGACCAGACGGGGCTCTCGCGCCGGCACATCCTGGCCTCGTGCGAGGCGAGCCTTTCGCGCCTGGGCACGGACTACGTGGACCTCTACATCGTGCACCGCTTCGATCCGGTCACGCCCATGGAGGAAACCCTGGAGACGCTGAACGACTTGGTCCGCAGCGGCAAGGTTCGCTACGTGGGATTCTCGAACTGGTCGGCGTGGCAGGCCGCCAAGGCGGTGGGCCTTCAGGAGAAGCACGGGTGGGCGCGCTTCGCCGGCGCGCAGATGTACTATTCGCTGGTGGGTCGCGACATCGAGCACGAGGTCGTCCCCTTCGTGCAAGACGCGGGCATCGGCACGATGATCTGGAGCCCCCTCGCCTCGGGGTTTCTCTCGGGCAAATACACGCGCGAGAACCTGAACGACCAGGACAACCGCCTCTCGGGCTTCGACTTTCTCCCCTTCGACAAGGAGGCCGGCTTCCGCCTCGTCGACGCCATGCGCCCCATCGCCAAGGCCCACGACGCCTCGGTCGCCCAAATTGCCCTCGCCTGGCTTTTGCACAAGCCCGGCGTCAGCACCATCCTGGTCGGCGCCTCCAAAACGCACCAACTCGAGGACAACCTGGGCGCCACCGTCGTGAAGCTCACCGATGACGAGTTGAAGACGCTCGATGCACAAAGCCCCCACGCGAGCTACTACCCCACGTGGTTCACCGAGCGCCTCCGCGATCCGGTCATCGTCAACGCCTTGAACGGCACGCGCTAA
- a CDS encoding Uma2 family endonuclease, with protein MSAAVSRKPRATLADWKRLTEDGHVVELIDGEIVEQSMGRPEHGRPQLKIGELLGPFNRRSGGPKGPGGWWLMSEVDIQYPKTEEIYRHDASGFRRDIYESPPTGNPTRDLPQWVCEILSKSTARVDLVKKQRSLHLHGIAHYWILDPEHGTLTVHRHHADGYIVVATGGVGDVIRAEPFDAIELDVGEFFGHDPVER; from the coding sequence ATGAGCGCTGCCGTTTCCCGTAAGCCCCGAGCCACGTTGGCCGACTGGAAGCGTCTGACCGAGGACGGTCATGTCGTCGAGCTCATCGATGGCGAGATCGTCGAGCAATCGATGGGGCGGCCGGAGCATGGCCGCCCGCAGCTCAAGATTGGAGAGCTGCTGGGGCCCTTCAACCGCCGTTCTGGCGGGCCCAAGGGGCCTGGCGGTTGGTGGCTGATGTCCGAGGTGGACATCCAGTATCCAAAGACCGAAGAGATCTATCGGCACGATGCGTCGGGCTTCCGCCGCGATATTTATGAATCGCCTCCGACCGGCAATCCAACGCGCGATCTCCCTCAGTGGGTGTGCGAGATTTTGTCCAAATCAACGGCCCGCGTCGATCTGGTCAAGAAGCAACGCTCACTGCACCTGCACGGGATTGCGCACTATTGGATCCTCGACCCGGAGCACGGGACGTTGACGGTGCATCGCCACCACGCCGATGGCTACATCGTGGTGGCGACCGGCGGGGTGGGCGATGTGATTCGTGCGGAGCCCTTCGATGCGATCGAGCTCGATGTCGGAGAATTCTTCGGTCACGATCCCGTCGAACGTTAG
- a CDS encoding hemolysin family protein, protein MLRELLIVLGLILLNGIFAGAEIALLSVRKARIQELSARGNERARAIEALRKNPERFLATVQIGITVVGATAAAFAGETSAERMAAFLRAAGLGEEAAEDLSLAAVVAVISFLSLVLGELVPKSLALRSAEAYALAVGRPLYWLSQLAKPLVWFLTASSNIVLKIFKDETSFVESRLTAEELRQMIEDAARAGELDKATTEMATRVFDFRELRVDAVMVPRPAIVVLRHDAPRADIESLLARTTFSRLPITGDGVDNIMGYVRARDVYAQLARGESADLDALKHPVPFVAETMRALDVLRHLQRKQQPLAIVTDEQGGVSGLVTVEDLVEEIVGEILNEGEKTEPMIHKEPDGSTLISGLTPIHEINRALGLDLQPGRGFSTVGGFIVSVSGQLPQQGSTVQMPDGAEFLVEQVSTRRVLSVRLIRRPSPT, encoded by the coding sequence ATGCTTCGCGAACTCCTGATCGTGCTGGGCTTGATTCTGCTCAACGGTATCTTCGCAGGGGCCGAAATCGCGCTTTTGTCCGTGCGCAAGGCACGCATTCAGGAGCTCTCTGCGCGAGGCAACGAGCGGGCCCGGGCCATCGAGGCGCTGCGGAAAAATCCGGAGCGATTTCTCGCCACGGTGCAGATTGGAATCACGGTCGTGGGGGCCACCGCCGCAGCGTTCGCTGGCGAGACCAGCGCCGAGCGCATGGCGGCCTTTCTGCGCGCTGCAGGCCTCGGTGAGGAGGCCGCGGAGGATCTGTCCTTGGCCGCGGTCGTGGCCGTAATCTCGTTTCTTTCGCTCGTTCTTGGCGAATTGGTCCCCAAATCGCTCGCGCTCCGTTCGGCCGAAGCGTATGCACTCGCCGTGGGGCGCCCTCTGTATTGGCTCTCCCAATTGGCCAAACCCCTCGTCTGGTTTTTGACGGCGAGCTCCAACATCGTGCTGAAGATTTTCAAAGACGAAACCAGCTTCGTCGAATCGCGGTTAACCGCGGAAGAGCTGCGACAAATGATCGAGGATGCCGCCCGCGCCGGAGAACTCGACAAGGCCACCACGGAGATGGCCACACGCGTCTTCGACTTCCGCGAACTGCGCGTCGACGCGGTGATGGTGCCGCGGCCCGCCATCGTCGTGCTCCGTCACGATGCCCCGCGCGCCGACATCGAGTCGCTGCTCGCGCGCACGACATTTTCGCGATTGCCCATCACCGGCGACGGCGTGGACAACATCATGGGCTACGTCCGCGCGCGCGATGTCTATGCCCAACTCGCACGCGGCGAGTCCGCCGATCTCGATGCCTTGAAGCACCCGGTGCCCTTCGTCGCCGAAACCATGCGCGCCCTCGACGTGCTGCGGCACCTTCAGCGAAAGCAGCAGCCGCTCGCCATTGTGACGGATGAGCAGGGAGGCGTCTCTGGATTGGTCACCGTGGAAGATTTGGTGGAGGAAATCGTCGGCGAAATTTTGAACGAGGGTGAGAAAACGGAACCCATGATCCACAAAGAGCCCGACGGCTCCACCCTGATATCGGGATTGACGCCCATCCACGAAATTAATCGTGCACTCGGATTGGATTTGCAGCCCGGCCGTGGATTCAGCACCGTAGGTGGATTCATTGTTTCTGTTTCGGGACAGTTGCCTCAGCAAGGATCCACGGTGCAAATGCCGGATGGTGCGGAATTTTTGGTCGAGCAAGTATCAACGCGACGCGTCTTGTCCGTGCGTCTGATCCGACGACCCTCGCCCACATGA
- a CDS encoding glycoside hydrolase family 75 protein, with translation MILRSIKVAACNVVIFTVAGLSAFGCSASEEEMSADTQSDSLAAGPTAAQLLEKVKTCNQVSNGKYRTDDETAATVAVCDKNGAVFWKADLDIDCDGQRTSKCNENTDPWFQPDTAFHQSNGQPLNAETLPYVVVPSPSGTWNYKNFGIQGGGVVALIYNNKVIYAPVGDTGPTNIIGEASYGAAVALGIDPNPATGGTDGPVTYIVFKNSKVSPIESKSKVAELGAQLAQQFINNN, from the coding sequence ATGATTTTGCGCTCGATCAAAGTCGCAGCATGCAATGTGGTGATTTTCACGGTGGCTGGCCTCAGCGCCTTTGGATGTTCCGCGTCCGAAGAAGAGATGTCCGCGGATACCCAATCGGATTCGCTGGCGGCTGGCCCCACGGCCGCACAGCTCCTGGAGAAGGTAAAAACATGCAATCAGGTTTCCAACGGGAAATATAGGACGGACGACGAAACGGCGGCCACCGTTGCCGTGTGCGATAAGAATGGCGCCGTCTTCTGGAAGGCCGATTTGGATATCGATTGCGATGGCCAGAGGACATCGAAATGCAATGAAAATACGGACCCCTGGTTCCAACCCGATACGGCCTTCCACCAATCGAACGGCCAGCCGTTGAATGCGGAGACGTTGCCCTACGTGGTGGTCCCCAGTCCGAGCGGTACCTGGAATTACAAGAACTTCGGCATCCAGGGCGGTGGCGTGGTGGCCCTCATCTACAACAACAAGGTGATCTACGCGCCCGTGGGCGACACCGGCCCCACGAACATCATCGGCGAGGCCTCCTACGGTGCGGCCGTCGCCTTGGGCATCGATCCCAACCCGGCCACCGGCGGCACCGACGGCCCCGTAACGTACATCGTCTTCAAGAACTCCAAGGTGTCGCCCATCGAGAGCAAATCGAAGGTCGCCGAACTCGGCGCCCAACTGGCGCAACAGTTCATCAACAACAACTAA
- a CDS encoding tetratricopeptide repeat protein has protein sequence MSAWLALSVAAFGCQSPKAAPPGTTAGELVAEARANGLAFENPMELSPDMQQDVEVAIGRRGEPRERLHKLIRHLNDRNVGFEQVQGVSLPVKRAYREHRGDCMTYAMLFVALSRHLGLETHFVHASEVLSYYEAGDSLYASSHIAVGYGNNPDDIVVDFANAYDDWHLAAYHRIDDAAAISLYFNNVAAYTMNEGRPRDAEKMLGFLVEKRPNLAELHNNLIVAHLRQKHFGEALDVAKHAMTIFPNYKPFYTNAIQAAYGAKKFDLAQRFEARAQAIASTDPLFVFARGLQLYQRTEYSLAAEHFERALAADRNSVLIVAWLVRAHLSAGHREEGREAFARAHKMAPNDHRLKELMSKFPELRGDM, from the coding sequence TTGTCGGCGTGGCTCGCGTTGTCGGTCGCGGCCTTCGGATGTCAATCGCCGAAGGCCGCACCGCCCGGCACCACGGCGGGGGAGTTGGTCGCGGAGGCTCGGGCCAATGGATTGGCCTTCGAGAACCCGATGGAGCTCAGTCCCGACATGCAGCAAGACGTCGAGGTGGCCATCGGCCGGCGCGGTGAGCCGCGCGAGCGCCTTCACAAGTTGATCCGCCACCTCAACGATCGCAACGTCGGCTTCGAGCAGGTGCAGGGCGTTTCGCTTCCGGTCAAGCGCGCGTACCGCGAGCACCGGGGTGACTGCATGACGTACGCGATGCTGTTCGTCGCGCTGTCGCGTCACCTGGGGCTGGAGACGCACTTCGTGCACGCGAGCGAGGTGCTCTCGTACTACGAGGCAGGCGACTCGCTCTATGCGTCGTCGCACATCGCCGTGGGCTACGGGAACAATCCGGACGACATCGTCGTGGACTTTGCCAATGCCTACGACGATTGGCACCTCGCCGCCTATCACCGCATCGACGATGCTGCGGCCATCTCGCTCTACTTCAACAACGTGGCCGCTTACACGATGAACGAAGGGCGTCCGCGCGACGCGGAGAAGATGCTCGGCTTCCTCGTCGAGAAGCGCCCCAATCTGGCGGAGCTGCACAACAATTTGATCGTGGCCCATCTGCGGCAAAAGCATTTCGGCGAAGCGCTCGACGTGGCGAAGCACGCGATGACGATCTTTCCGAATTACAAGCCGTTCTACACGAATGCCATTCAGGCCGCGTACGGCGCGAAGAAGTTCGATCTCGCGCAGCGCTTCGAGGCGCGCGCGCAGGCCATTGCCTCCACGGATCCACTTTTCGTGTTCGCACGCGGGCTCCAGCTCTATCAGCGCACGGAGTATTCACTCGCCGCCGAACACTTCGAACGCGCCCTCGCCGCAGACCGCAACAGTGTCCTCATCGTCGCATGGCTGGTGCGCGCCCACCTCTCCGCCGGACACCGCGAAGAAGGTCGCGAGGCCTTTGCACGCGCGCACAAAATGGCCCCGAACGATCACCGACTGAAGGAGCTCATGAGCAAGTTCCCCGAACTCCGCGGCGATATGTAA
- a CDS encoding AraC family transcriptional regulator: protein MAFLDVMQKVPAGESSVVNVVPFVDGRDLEVSEVVALPIPEGAEPIPDSAVNAAGALIRSQSLPILLAFAQRAETRPPEGAEGAVEELRRRLAIPEATGDLVKAITLPLSAYRDASEQLAALLQDEFIGLHAAQEAPRGSFGILEFVVRHVRNIDAALERTQRYWRLVSELAKLDIETRCGEVLLTYRIAEEPSCMGRQGNEFVLASFHRFLRELTQQQFHAASVEFAHPAPADVSELARFFGTEQLRFDAPHNRIAFDASVLSLTIPSSDERLLLWLDEYATSLLPPEPAAERAVPGLERQIRSCLHESVPPTVTEVARRLRISSRTLQRRLCEAHMSFYGVLEGIRCELAERYLHDASLSIYEVALRLGYANERGFERAFMKWHGVTPRAYRRKLAS from the coding sequence ATGGCTTTCTTGGATGTGATGCAAAAAGTACCCGCGGGCGAGTCCAGCGTGGTGAACGTGGTTCCTTTCGTGGACGGCCGCGATCTCGAAGTCTCCGAGGTCGTTGCCTTACCCATACCCGAAGGGGCCGAGCCTATTCCGGACTCTGCGGTAAACGCGGCGGGCGCGCTAATTCGCTCGCAGTCCCTACCCATATTGCTTGCCTTTGCGCAAAGAGCCGAGACGAGGCCTCCCGAGGGTGCGGAGGGCGCCGTCGAAGAGTTGCGGCGTCGTCTTGCCATTCCGGAAGCGACGGGCGATCTCGTGAAGGCCATCACGTTGCCCCTGTCCGCATACCGCGATGCGAGCGAACAGTTGGCCGCGTTGCTGCAGGACGAGTTCATCGGTCTGCACGCTGCCCAAGAAGCGCCTCGCGGCAGCTTCGGTATTTTGGAGTTCGTCGTTCGCCACGTGCGAAACATCGACGCCGCGCTCGAACGCACCCAGCGCTATTGGCGATTGGTGTCCGAGCTCGCGAAGCTCGACATCGAAACGCGCTGCGGCGAGGTTTTGCTCACCTACCGCATTGCCGAGGAACCCTCGTGCATGGGGCGGCAGGGCAACGAGTTCGTGCTCGCCTCGTTCCACCGCTTCCTTCGGGAGCTTACGCAGCAACAGTTCCACGCCGCGTCCGTCGAGTTCGCACACCCGGCTCCGGCGGATGTGTCCGAGCTTGCGCGCTTCTTCGGTACGGAGCAACTTCGCTTTGACGCTCCGCACAATCGCATCGCCTTCGATGCGAGCGTGCTTTCTTTGACGATCCCGTCGAGCGACGAGCGTCTTCTTCTATGGCTCGACGAATACGCCACCTCGTTGCTCCCGCCGGAGCCGGCGGCCGAGCGCGCGGTTCCCGGGCTCGAACGACAGATCCGCAGCTGCCTGCACGAAAGCGTGCCGCCGACCGTGACCGAGGTCGCGCGTCGCTTGCGAATCAGCTCGCGCACCTTGCAGCGTCGCCTTTGTGAAGCGCACATGTCGTTTTATGGCGTGCTCGAAGGCATACGGTGCGAGCTGGCAGAGCGCTATCTGCACGATGCGTCGCTGAGCATCTACGAAGTGGCGCTGCGTCTCGGTTACGCGAACGAGCGCGGGTTCGAGCGCGCATTCATGAAGTGGCACGGCGTCACCCCCCGCGCCTACCGCCGCAAGCTCGCCAGCTAA
- a CDS encoding YdiU family protein translates to MMTSSYIAAPVFAELGDGFYDPVTPARFPVHHLRFRNQRWAERLGLGELDDAAWETHFARFEPLPGNLKAPLALRYHGHQFGIYNPALGDGRGFLFAQLRESSEAGGRLLDLGTKGSGTTPWSRGGDGKLTLKGGVREVLATEMLEAAGVYTSKSFSLFETGEMLFRGDEPSPTRSSVLVRLSHSHVRFGSFQRHAHARDVERLRRLFDFSIEHYVPELHGAKDVTGLEERVVAFVKIVGERSARLAARWMATGFVHGVLNTDNMSITGESFDYGPYRFLPRYDPDFVAAYFDEGGRYAFGRQPTVVLWNVARLADALRPLAPDADFHPAMLAFEDAFHTAMRAGLLARLGVVSREVDEDARLVDGIYGFLDADAGHPRSVGYDAFFFDWYGGIPRAARTMASARADRYQGPAFDAFHSALAGYAAVRPDALGDAYFEREDPCTLLIDEIEDIWSAIDTRDDWGPFEAKIADIRAMGAVMRLRAE, encoded by the coding sequence ATGATGACTTCTTCGTACATCGCTGCACCGGTTTTCGCCGAATTGGGCGATGGTTTTTACGATCCCGTCACGCCGGCCCGCTTTCCGGTGCACCACCTTCGCTTTCGCAATCAGCGGTGGGCGGAGCGGCTCGGGCTCGGAGAGCTCGACGACGCCGCTTGGGAAACGCACTTTGCCCGATTCGAGCCCTTGCCCGGCAATCTGAAGGCACCGTTGGCCCTTCGGTATCACGGCCATCAATTCGGGATTTACAACCCGGCGCTGGGCGACGGACGCGGCTTTCTTTTCGCGCAGTTGCGTGAGTCGTCCGAGGCAGGCGGCCGTCTTCTGGATTTGGGAACCAAGGGCAGTGGCACCACGCCCTGGTCACGCGGCGGCGACGGGAAGCTCACCTTGAAGGGCGGCGTGCGCGAGGTGCTCGCCACGGAAATGCTCGAGGCCGCGGGGGTGTACACCTCGAAGTCGTTCAGCCTGTTCGAGACGGGCGAGATGCTTTTTCGGGGCGACGAGCCCTCCCCCACGCGTTCGTCGGTGCTGGTGCGTCTGAGCCACTCGCACGTGCGCTTCGGCAGCTTTCAGCGGCATGCGCATGCACGCGACGTGGAGCGGCTTCGTCGGTTGTTCGATTTTTCGATCGAGCACTATGTGCCGGAGTTGCATGGGGCAAAGGACGTGACGGGCCTCGAGGAGCGGGTCGTCGCCTTCGTGAAGATCGTGGGCGAGCGAAGTGCGAGGCTCGCGGCCCGTTGGATGGCCACGGGCTTCGTTCACGGGGTGCTCAACACGGACAACATGTCCATCACCGGCGAGAGCTTCGACTACGGCCCCTACCGGTTCTTGCCGCGGTACGATCCGGACTTCGTGGCCGCGTACTTCGATGAGGGCGGCCGGTACGCGTTCGGGCGGCAGCCCACCGTGGTGCTCTGGAACGTGGCACGGCTCGCCGATGCCCTGCGGCCTCTCGCGCCGGATGCGGATTTCCATCCGGCGATGCTCGCCTTCGAGGATGCCTTTCACACCGCGATGCGGGCGGGCCTTCTCGCGCGGCTCGGGGTCGTCTCGCGCGAGGTCGACGAGGATGCGCGCCTCGTCGATGGCATCTACGGATTCCTCGACGCGGACGCGGGCCATCCGCGGAGCGTGGGCTACGACGCCTTCTTCTTCGATTGGTACGGAGGCATCCCGCGCGCGGCACGCACCATGGCCTCGGCCCGAGCCGATCGCTACCAAGGCCCCGCGTTCGACGCCTTCCACAGCGCCCTCGCCGGCTATGCCGCGGTGAGGCCCGACGCGCTCGGCGACGCGTACTTCGAGCGCGAAGATCCGTGCACCTTGCTCATCGACGAGATCGAGGACATCTGGAGCGCCATCGACACGCGCGACGATTGGGGGCCTTTCGAGGCGAAAATCGCGGACATTCGCGCGATGGGCGCGGTCATGCGTCTTCGCGCAGAATGA
- a CDS encoding AI-2E family transporter: MPGALRWLTLLLVAGAAWAFYPLWPALLLALWVATMARPLLARVAKVTRGRRRAAAALTVLLVLALFLPVVFAVVPLAHDAVSLVGRLSQSEGAQTALRSLVSDGGGDAEGRARGPGELLAQVKSLQGAIDLVREHGAAAARIAGNLAGALANALLLLFLFFYATYTFLTDGPDLYAWFEAHAPLKREHTQRLAGAFNETGRGLFVGVGLAGLSQGLVATITYFALGIPRALVLGLLTCVASLLPSVGTALVWAPVALGLALSGRTGPAIIMTVVGVVVVGSIDNLLRPVFARYGELDLSTFALLLSIFGGLAAFGGWGVILGPLVVRLAKEALVILREDA, from the coding sequence ATGCCTGGCGCCCTGAGGTGGCTGACTCTTCTGCTGGTGGCGGGCGCGGCATGGGCGTTCTATCCGCTGTGGCCGGCACTCTTGCTCGCGCTCTGGGTGGCGACCATGGCGCGTCCGCTTTTGGCCCGCGTGGCGAAGGTCACCCGTGGACGAAGGCGTGCGGCGGCGGCGCTCACGGTTCTTCTGGTGCTCGCGCTGTTTCTTCCGGTGGTCTTTGCCGTCGTTCCGCTCGCGCACGATGCCGTGTCGCTCGTGGGAAGGCTCTCACAGTCCGAGGGCGCGCAAACCGCACTCCGCTCGTTGGTGTCGGACGGCGGAGGCGATGCCGAGGGCCGCGCTCGGGGGCCGGGCGAGCTGCTCGCCCAGGTCAAATCGCTCCAAGGGGCCATCGATCTCGTGCGCGAGCACGGTGCCGCGGCCGCACGCATCGCGGGAAATCTCGCGGGCGCGCTCGCCAATGCGCTGCTGCTCCTGTTCCTCTTCTTCTACGCCACGTACACCTTCTTGACCGACGGGCCCGATCTCTACGCGTGGTTCGAGGCGCATGCGCCGTTGAAGCGCGAGCATACGCAGCGGTTGGCGGGAGCGTTCAACGAGACGGGGCGCGGATTGTTCGTCGGTGTGGGGCTCGCCGGGCTCTCGCAAGGTCTGGTCGCCACCATCACGTACTTCGCCTTGGGGATCCCACGTGCGCTGGTGCTGGGCCTTTTGACGTGCGTGGCCTCGCTGCTCCCGTCGGTGGGCACCGCGCTCGTGTGGGCGCCGGTGGCCTTGGGCCTCGCGTTGAGCGGACGAACCGGGCCGGCCATCATCATGACGGTGGTGGGCGTGGTCGTGGTCGGATCGATCGACAACCTGCTCCGCCCGGTCTTCGCGCGCTACGGCGAGCTCGATCTCTCCACGTTCGCGCTCTTGCTGTCCATCTTCGGCGGCCTCGCGGCGTTCGGCGGGTGGGGCGTCATTCTGGGACCGCTCGTCGTTCGTTTGGCCAAGGAGGCCTTGGTCATTCTGCGCGAAGACGCATGA
- a CDS encoding class I SAM-dependent methyltransferase, with product MEDNRPSTTAMRVAFGRAAHRLLDVPLVFDDPLALRILGPDVEETIANDVATFQSPPLRALRAFLVARSRYSEDAAEATFARGVRQCVVLGAGLDTFAYRHEHSSVFIFEVDHPATQSWKRDRLADAGIEVPPHVIFAPVDFERQTLAEGLRAAGFDSEAPAFFSWLGVTPYLTRSAVISTLQFIRNRPRGSEIVFDFAPLPELLTGEGKQWFETFSARVAAMGEPWVTFFEPSDLANELCEMGFADATPFAPDDINALYFDGRKDNLRTGALGHLMHARV from the coding sequence ATGGAAGACAACCGCCCGAGCACCACGGCCATGCGTGTGGCCTTTGGACGAGCCGCCCATCGCCTTCTCGATGTGCCGCTGGTGTTCGACGATCCGCTGGCCCTGCGCATCCTCGGGCCCGACGTGGAGGAGACCATCGCCAATGACGTCGCGACGTTCCAGTCGCCGCCGTTGCGTGCGCTACGTGCTTTTCTCGTGGCGCGGAGTCGCTATTCCGAGGACGCTGCCGAGGCAACGTTCGCGCGCGGCGTTCGTCAATGCGTGGTGCTCGGTGCGGGGCTCGACACCTTCGCCTACCGCCATGAGCATTCGTCGGTGTTCATTTTCGAGGTGGATCACCCGGCGACGCAGAGCTGGAAACGCGATCGCCTGGCCGACGCAGGCATCGAGGTGCCGCCGCACGTGATTTTCGCGCCCGTCGATTTCGAAAGGCAGACGCTCGCCGAAGGCTTGCGCGCCGCGGGTTTCGACTCCGAGGCCCCCGCGTTCTTCTCGTGGCTGGGCGTCACGCCGTACCTCACGCGAAGCGCGGTGATATCGACGTTGCAATTCATTCGCAATAGGCCGCGAGGATCGGAGATCGTCTTCGACTTCGCGCCGCTTCCGGAGTTGCTCACCGGCGAAGGGAAGCAGTGGTTCGAGACCTTTTCCGCGCGCGTGGCGGCCATGGGAGAACCCTGGGTGACGTTCTTCGAACCAAGCGACCTGGCCAACGAGCTTTGCGAAATGGGATTCGCAGATGCAACGCCGTTCGCACCCGATGACATCAATGCGCTCTATTTCGATGGTCGAAAAGACAACTTGCGAACGGGAGCATTGGGGCACTTGATGCACGCGCGCGTGTGA